The region gaaatattatacttttggAAAGATTTAATttataacctgatattttcccAAATTTGGATATAATGTCAAGGGCTTTAGGGATTGATGTCTCGGGTTCGGAGATATAAAGAATAAGATCATCCGCATATAATGATACTTTATGGGTGTGGCCACCCCTGTTTATACCCATCAAGTTTACCTCTTGTCTTATTGCTATGGCTCAGGGCTCTATGGCTATATTAAACAAAAGTGGGGACAACTGACAGCCCTGTCTAGTACCCCTGTAAAGAGGAAAATAGTCTGATATAATCTTGTTAGTTCGGATACACGCTTTAGGAGAGGTATATATGACCCTGATCCAAGAGCAGAAAGTGGGACCAAAACCAAACTTGTTCAAAACTGCAAAGAGATATTCATATTCAATGCGATCAAAAGCTTTGTGGGCGTCGAGGGAGATTAGAACCTCTGGTGAGGGCGGTCCATTAGGGGAGTAGAGTATGTTAAAGAGTCTACGTAAATTACCAGAAAGTTATCGCCCGGAGATAAACCCTGACTGGTCGGGATGGATTATAGAGTGAATGACGGAGTCAAGTCTTGATGCAAGGGCTTTAGTTAAGATCTTATAGTCGTTTGAGAGCAAACTTATAGGCCGATATGAGTCACATTTCAAACGATCCTTGTCTTTTTTatgtaaaactgaaattatGGCTTGTGTCATGGTGGGTGGTAATAACTTCTTTTCAAGTACTTCTGCAAACACAACTCTCAAAATGGGGACCAATTTAAGTGcaaattttttataaaaatcaatGGGAAACCCATCGGGTCCGGGGGCTTTTCCACTTTTCTTTCCTATAAACGTAAGCTCAATTTCCCTAGCTGATATAGGCTGttcaagattttcttttttcttttcactaaTGGGAGGTAATTCTAGATTGTTAAGAAAAGTTTCTGTCTCTGCTCCACCACAAGTCTCTGACATATATAAATCCACATAACATTTCTTAAATTGATTATTAATATCCAATTGATTCGTGGTTATACCATGAGAGGTTTCTATCTCTGCTATGTATCCAGCTTCAGTAGCTTGTCTTAACTGGTGGCTGAGTAATTTACTGGCTCTCTCCATATTCGTAttccctctgcctggattttgGATACAGGCTCCTCTTCTGACCCTGTAGTTAATATATCAAGTTCTGTTTGTAATGCCACTCGTTCAATGTAGAGGTTGGTATGGGGATTCTGAGAGTGTTCTTGATCTACAGCATTTATTCTGGAGATAAGTTGATTGGTCCTTTccactctttttttattcacattgtCGTTTTAGGAAATTATCTGGCCCCGTAAAAAGGCCTTCATTGCCTCCCAGAGGGTGTGTTTACTTGTGTCTGGTTTCTGATTAGTCTCAAGGAAGAAATCTATTTGCTTGGATATAAAAGACTCAAACTCTTTATCTGCCAGTAGCCTAGGATTGAGCCTCCATACACGTCTTGATGGTATATTgtctgtaaaattaagtttcaTAGAGACAGGGCTGTGGTCAGAAATAACTATGCCTGTGAAATCGCAAGATCTTAGCAAGGGCAACATTCTCTTGTCTATGAAAATGAAATCGATTCTAGAGTATGTCTGGTGtgctgtggaaaaaaatgaatattgcCTGGATGTCGGGTTCTTGggtttcctttatttatttatttattttacgcatgcgcagtgtaactgaagctgcggtcgtgcattgcgattggctcagtttcggcgagtgcaggccagattttactgcgcatgtgttgtacccccaaagatatgacgcgttgacgacacgtgacccagcctcctttccataggccttgcatGATATCAGGACATGGGACCTGTTAGCTTTAGCCTCAGTTTGTTAGCATGATATCATGACCTTGGACCTGTTAGCCTTAGCCTCAGTTTGTTAGCATGATATCATGACCTTGGACCTGTTAGTTTTAGCATCAGTCTGTTAGCATGATATTATGACCTTGGACCAGTTAGCCTTAGCCTCAGTTTGTTAGCATGATATCATGACCTTGGACCTGTTAGTTTTAGCATCAGTCTGTTAGCATGATATCATGACCTTGGACCTGTTAGCCTTAGCCTCAGTTTGTTAGCATGATATCATGACCTTGGACCTGTTAGTTTTAGCATCAGTCTGTTAGCATGATATTATGACCTTGGACCTGTTAGCTTCAGCCTCAGTCTGTTAGCATGATTAGGACGTGGGTCCTGTTAGCTTTAGCCTGTTAGCAacgttgaacatttttcaactctctgcaacctgaaaaaaatggcaaacatGCAGCCCTCAGCGCAGAATAGACAAGCGATCAACGCCTCCTCACGCTGCTGGCGTTTTTACCAAAACTTGAAATACGCAGTGCTCCCATTGCAAagcattaaaacaataaaagggaaaaaacgCTTTGGTGGACACTGCCCTACCAGTAGAGTAACAGTAGAGTAACAGTAGAGTAACAGTAGAATAACAGTAGAGTAACAGTAGAGTAACAGTAGAGTAACAGTAGAGTAACAGTAGAGTAACAGTAGAGTAACAGTAGAGTCTGGGTTCTTACTGGCGTATTGCGTCTGGGATCTGCAGTCTGTCTGTGGGGAGGATCTGAGACAGTTCATTCAGACTCTGGATGAACCGAATCTTCCTGCTGAACTTCTCACTGAggacgacagacagacagacagacagacagagacatctCTTGTTTAGGTGGTAGCTAACACATTAATTAGCTGCTGATAGCTGTTGTATAGACTCTTTTACAATCAACgtcatgatgacatcacagtgttaactggaggctaaacaaaggaaagactggaggctaacactagcagtggactaaagttacacatctaaaatgtcatcttgctgtgttgttgggtgccagaatccagatatcacatacatttgagatgacaaactgtgattagaggctctagcgagctacaatatcagagaaacgtttcagagatggagagtaaatgttgctaatatttagccttctgctaacagcagccgtGAACCAttggctgctgttagcagaaggctaaactattagcaaccctttctctcctccagactacttcaccgggaggagagcaggcgttagctagttagcttgtCAGTCTCCGGACAAGCTAGATAGCTAACTAGCGTTAGCCAGCCGTCTACTCTActttcttcagccattgttaaaaaaaaaacaagccaacaatacttgctagccagctttaactaacgtgttcagagaattattctgcctccacttaacgctccgccCACTAAACACCtcatcatggttactaacaggAAAGAGGTCTATATAAAGGGGTCTAAATAAATGGGGGGCTATATAAAGGAGTCTAAAGGGTGTGTTGCAGACCTGATGAAGGGTTTGACCACAGTGAGGAGAGCTCTGATGTACCAGGCCGGATGGACGAACAGCAGCCCCTTCAGGTCCTTCTTCAGCCTGGACAGACACACAGGGGACGTAAATAACACCTCCGTCGTCATGGTGCAGTCTCTCATATTTACTTATAAACATCTCTGACAGTTTAATTTCTTCTGACATttgaaatatttgtgtgtgttcagctccAACCGGGCAGTGCTGTCCCGGTGGGTGAACCCAGCGTACCTCCTGTCAATGGAGATGTAGCACTGATGGAGCCATTTGATGGACGGCAGCTTGTTTCTAGGAGCCATGGCACACAGGTAGACCAGCAGGTAGTTCTCTGAGACCATCAGGTCCAACGTCCCCACGATGTAActgcaggaacacacacacacaaacaaacaaacacaacacaacaaacactgtGTTACATCTGTGTGTAGATCATCAGTCTGAACCGACTTTGGTTTATAGTGAAGGCTGGATCACACCTTAACTGCCACATGGACTCTGCTCCTGTAAACTCACCTGAACAGGTTGTCCATGACGTACTCGTAGTCCTCCACCGTGTTCTCCGGCAGGTAGCAGGAGGTGAACAGGATGACAGCGTTCATCTCGTCTCCATAGTAACCTGAGAGCCGAACAGACGCAGAGAGAGGAGTCATAGTTTGAATTAATGTGCCACAAAATAACTTGTTAATAAATATTGTACACGTGTTTCATGTGAGTgcgtttgacctctgacctccgtGTGACAGGACCTGCAGGTACGGCTCAAGGACGCTCATGTCGACGTGGCATTCATGTCCGGAGATGGAGAACTTCCTCCAGCGGCGCCCCGTGTTGTCCACCTGGTCCAGCTCCATCAGACCCTCTGACTGCTCCACCGGGCTCCTGGCCACGCCCTCGGCAACGCCCCCAGCCCTCACAGTCCGGGGGAGGTCATCTGTTCAAAGAgcggtcagaggtcagagagaggtcagaggtcagaggtcagaggtcatctgTCTCTCAGCCTGTCTCACCCTCCCACTCCAGGTCATGGGTGCTGTCTGGCAGCGTTCCCGTCTCACTGCCTGACGGCGTCTCCAGAGCCTCCAGGTTGATATCGAGTGACGGCGTCTCTTCCGGCGTCGTCGACAGCGCAGCGGCGGAGAAACCGTCGTTACTCTGGTCGTGAGAGTCTTTGCCGCTCAGAGTGAGGCTGAGTGGCGGGGCCACCAGGCGCTTCTTAGCCCCTGATAGGGCGaggctggtgggcggggctgaggggagaggagagggcggGGCAAGAGGACAGAGATATGAGACATATAAGGTGCTTTTACTTTAAATATTCATGTCCCTCTTTATAATTTCCTGTTTATTCTTCATTGTTttgtacaaaacaaatatttggaTAAAAACTTTCTGAGGTCACCTGGTCGCTCCTCGCCGCCCGACGggctctctgtctcctctggaCTCCCACAATCCTCTGGGAGAGGCCTGAACCAAAAACATTAGATATAAGAGTTGTTATTCCTGGTTCGACCTCAGTCTGTGAAAACTGTTGGATGTAAAAttcatataaaatgttataaaatattttgttatgtccagttaataaattaattcataGATTAAACTGCCAGGCTCTTAAGGCTTGAGGATTATATCTGAATGGTTCAGAACCAAACTGGACATTCAATCATCATTATAGAAATGTAGATTTCAAGATTTactatttttatgaattttaagAACATAAGAGATAATTGTGCCAATCCGATGACAATCAAAGCTCTGAAGGCGATCAACCCGCCATCTGGAGGCGAGGTTCAAATTATCTTCTGCATTTACGCCAATAATTAACAATCCTGAATTTTTGCCAGAAGTGTTGCATttaggccgtctccatcttggtttttggccgccgccatcttggtttttgtccgtcgtcTTCTTGGTTcctggccgtcaccatcttggtttttgactgccgccatcttggatttggccgtcgccatcttgtttttttggcaaccagaagtgacacaagagggcggagctgagtacaaccgaacgtctaataagacatttttatgcgaccaaaatgttataattaactctgatgaagtgaaaacacactgtgaaagggttaaagttctaagatgaaaaaacccggacaactcccagaccagacaacgccgtggtagtgacctgtcaatcacaaggtagccccgccctaaagcatcccctgctttatagtctatttgactctaaatgggaccataatttactaaatgaacatcatgctgtattgaagaagacttgaaactagcgattgagaccataaactcatgtttacaatgtttactgaggtaataaatcaagtgagaagtaggatcattgtttcatagacttctatacaatcagactgcAGATCAGTTCTACTAGGCAGTCCTATCTGAACAATCTTGGACCTGATTCTTCTTCTGAACCTGAACTCTTGTAACCTGTGATCGAGATGCAACATAGACAACTTCCTGTAACCTCCTGTATGTTTGTTGATCTGAGCTGGTTTTCTTTGTATCTGTTACTCTTGCTTATAGGTTTATTTTATTACCATTGTTCTTGTGGAAAATAAGAAAATTCAATAAAtctattgtttaaaaaaataccaGAAAGACAACATTACCTTTATAGTATCAGGTCTGTGACACTAGAAAATACTTTCAGAAGGTTTAGTGCATTAATAACAGTTATTTAATAGTAAACCGTGTTTGTGTAACAGAGGAAACCTTCAGTGTGCTGTTAGAAACCGTTTTAACCTTCCAGCTACAGAAAGTGAGATAAGAAGAACAAATAGAGTCTGTTGGTTTAAAACCCTCAGTCTCTCTTCACGGTCGTCATCATGAAACACTGAGACCAAGATggagaaggccaaaaaccaagatggtgacaaccaaaaaccaagacggcgacggccaaaaaccaagacggcgacggcaaGTGATGCTTCCTTTGTTGACTGACAGTAAAGGTTTGTCATGTTCACAGTATGAAGAAGTTGAACTCTGACCTGGGGAAGCCGTCGTCCTGCCACTCCTCCCTCAGCTCCATGTCCTGGATGTTGGAGCTACCCGAGGCCCCTACGGGAGCCCTGTagggacaaaacaaacacaataagaatCAAAACATAGACTATAAAACTGTCTaattaagtaaaataataataacaataatagatAAAGTTCTGAATTCAagttatttaagtaaaagtacataagtattatCAAGAAAAGTACTTCTAgttttacatattatattattggaatattattaCTGATGTATTGACATCCAGGAACTGGTTTCCTCTGAAACTGTATGTCAactattttattacttttaagGTATATATGTAAAATGTTCATCTGTAAAGTTATAACAAGGTTGAAGTAGCATacaatggaaataatcaagtaaagtaaaataccTCAAATGATACTGAAGTACAGAATtggagtaaatgtactcagttactGTGGTAAATGTGAGACACTCAGTCAGAAACCAGTGAAGCTCTGAACTGGAACAACTGCTGAATCAACCAGTAAcagacacacagtaacacacacacaggaccgCTGGGTCCTCACAAGACGGTAGAAACAGATGTGTCTCCACAACATCATGAATaccccacacatacacacacataaaaaacacagaattcCTGCATTCCATCCAGTGTTCTCTCTTTgaaaccagactccattcacttGTCTATCATTTTAATCTTCTTCCTGGTTTTCCTGTTGAACAAAAGGATCCAGTCAAGTGACTCTCACCTGTCACATGTCGGCAGGTAACACTCTTCAGTTAAGCATATAGTGGTGATCCAGCGTGCAGCTTGTTGTTCCACATAACGTCTGAATCAGATGGGACTGAACGAACCTGCCTGACTGCTCCGATTCTAATTGTTcacagagacacacctgagCAGGGATCTATTGTTCCTCTGTTTGTTGATACTGAAGCAGAAGGCTGAGACGCTTTATCTGACACACCCACCCAGGTAACCACACCTGTATACCTGTGTACCTGGTTGTGTGGTCAGGTCACAGCAAGATCAGGTGTGGAACAGAAAGTGGgacgtcctcctcctccttccactGTGGTGCTTTCAGGGTCTGAATGGGAAAATCCAGACCTTTCAGTAGGGTTCTGTGTTCTCTGAGCTCTCACAGGTGGTCTTACCTAGataaccaagatgacgacggccaaaaacccagatggtgacagccaaaaaccaagatggagacggccaaagtGGAacgttaagtggaggcagaataattttctgaacacgttagctaacgctggctaacaagtattgttggcttgtttctttaacaatggctgaagaaaatactagtGTCTCTCAGTATGACTGTCAttcactctccaggatcacgagtgttagttgagaaagttaacattaatcaatgggaccagattagccgacccGTACACCGCTGGAGACTACTTCAggaggttacagctgataagCAGCAGCGTAGCGCCGACCCTCTGgttgtatggatgtgatatgattactatttTTGCTGTATATCTTGGTTCAACTTaaacactgttgttgtttgctaacGTCACGTGACTAACTACCTGCAGtcagttcttcttctctgctctaaGACAGTAGtagccagtggcagccatgatacctCCAGGGCAACAGcccagtgaaggctactgttttggagcagaAGAATTGAATTCTGGTT is a window of Sebastes umbrosus isolate fSebUmb1 chromosome 11, fSebUmb1.pri, whole genome shotgun sequence DNA encoding:
- the bnipl gene encoding bcl-2/adenovirus E1B 19 kDa-interacting protein 2-like protein isoform X1 produces the protein MSSPAEHTDRNAEDGAPVGASGSSNIQDMELREEWQDDGFPRPLPEDCGSPEETESPSGGEERPAPPTSLALSGAKKRLVAPPLSLTLSGKDSHDQSNDGFSAAALSTTPEETPSLDINLEALETPSGSETGTLPDSTHDLEWEDDLPRTVRAGGVAEGVARSPVEQSEGLMELDQVDNTGRRWRKFSISGHECHVDMSVLEPYLQVLSHGGYYGDEMNAVILFTSCYLPENTVEDYEYVMDNLFSYIVGTLDLMVSENYLLVYLCAMAPRNKLPSIKWLHQCYISIDRRLKKDLKGLLFVHPAWYIRALLTVVKPFISEKFSRKIRFIQSLNELSQILPTDRLQIPDAIRQYDEKLNR
- the bnipl gene encoding bcl-2/adenovirus E1B 19 kDa-interacting protein 2-like protein isoform X2; protein product: MELREEWQDDGFPRPLPEDCGSPEETESPSGGEERPAPPTSLALSGAKKRLVAPPLSLTLSGKDSHDQSNDGFSAAALSTTPEETPSLDINLEALETPSGSETGTLPDSTHDLEWEDDLPRTVRAGGVAEGVARSPVEQSEGLMELDQVDNTGRRWRKFSISGHECHVDMSVLEPYLQVLSHGGYYGDEMNAVILFTSCYLPENTVEDYEYVMDNLFSYIVGTLDLMVSENYLLVYLCAMAPRNKLPSIKWLHQCYISIDRRLKKDLKGLLFVHPAWYIRALLTVVKPFISEKFSRKIRFIQSLNELSQILPTDRLQIPDAIRQYDEKLNR
- the bnipl gene encoding bcl-2/adenovirus E1B 19 kDa-interacting protein 2-like protein isoform X3, yielding MSSPAEHTDRNAEDGAPVGASGSSNIQDMELREEWQDDGFPRPLPEDCGSPEETESPSGGEERPAPPTSLALSGAKKRLVAPPLSLTLSGKDSHDQSNDGFSAAALSTTPEETPSLDINLEALETPSGSETGTLPDSTHDLEWEDDLPRTVRAGGVAEGVARSPVEQSEGLMELDQVDNTGRRWRKFSISGHECHVDMSVLEPYLQVLSHGGYYGDEMNAVILFTSCYLPENTVEDYEYVMDNLFSYIVGTLDLMVSENYLLVYLCAMAPRNKLPSIKWLHQCYISIDRRYAGFTHRDSTARLEDVYK